The Vicia villosa cultivar HV-30 ecotype Madison, WI linkage group LG1, Vvil1.0, whole genome shotgun sequence genome includes a region encoding these proteins:
- the LOC131618628 gene encoding F-box/FBD/LRR-repeat protein At1g13570-like produces MSQPNKKANYGDPISDLPGNVIDCILQHLFVKDLIRTSILSTKWRYMWTSVPRLKFNDEFYCMFDNLNDPASEFSRIITEILFLHNGPILEFILQVPWASDSKDKITYEYLNKWILFLSRKGLKHIKLTSDERDLVQVPSHLFSCRGLTYLQLDTCNLSIPSSFYGFKTLLHLCLEFMTFELGALETLLSGCPLLEKLDIEYCSGCECIDLSSSSALIDLTLSLPQKCAFGLNKIQRLTLVLLRKTLLCTDVFPLSQLITSLKYLRLDEVNLDEREELLYIVSVLKNASNLVELHIVTYEANDYKVQVPAPSEKLEFSGCCLSELQKVNIRVGTSTKHAMSLARFILATSLALKTLTFDFRFCMKPDASILLSISQDLLWMERASQRAHVEFIHQ; encoded by the exons ATGTCTCAACCCAACAAGAAGGCCAATTATGGCGATCCAATTAGCGACTTACCTGGTAACGTGATTGATTGCATCCTACAACACTTGTTCGTCAAGGACCTAATTAGGACCAGTATTTTGTCTACAAAGTGGAGGTATATGTGGACTTCCGTCCCACGACTTAAGTTTAATGATGAATTTTACTGTATGTTTGACAATCTTAATGACCCTGCCTCTGAGTTTTCTAGAATTATCACTGAAATTCTTTTCCTCCACAATGGCCCAATACTTGAGTTTATTCTTCAAGTCCCCTGGGCTTCCGACTCCAAGGATAAAATCACATATGAATATCTTAATAAGTGGATTCTGTTTTTGTCAAGGAAAGGTCTTAAACATATTAAGCTTACGAGCGATGAGAGGGATCTTGTTCAAGTTCCATCTCATCTCTTCTCTTGTCGGGGATTAACTTACTTACAATTGGACACATGTAACTTGTCAATTCCCTCTAGTTTCTATGGCTTTAAGACTTTGCTTCACCTTTGCTTAGAATTTATGACATTTGAGTTGGGTGCACTTGAGACTCTTCTTTCTGGGTGTCCATTACTTGAAAAGCTCGACATTGAGTACTGTTCTGGTTGTGAATGTATtgatctttcttcttcttctgctctAATTGATCTCACACTCTCACTTCCACAAAAATGTGCATTTGGTTTGAATAAAATTCAGAGGCTAACTTTGGTATTACTTAGAAAG aCGCTGCTGTGTACCGATGTCTTTCCTTTGTCTCAGCTGATAACGAGCTTAAAGTATCTTCGTTTAGATGAAGTGAATTTGGATGAAAGAGAAGAACTTTTATACATTGTTAGCGTACTAAAAAATGCTTCTAACCTTGTCGAACTTCATATAGTG ACTTATGAAGCCAATGATTATAAGGTACAAGTGCCGGCCCCTTCAGAAAAGTTAGAGTTCAGTGGTTGTTGCCTTAGTGAACTTCAAAAGGTGAACATCAGAGTTGGAACCAGCACTAAACATGCAATGAGTTTGGCACGGTTCATTCTTGCAACTTCCCTAGCGTTAAAAACTCTTACT